The Paracoccus liaowanqingii genome window below encodes:
- the clpS gene encoding ATP-dependent Clp protease adapter ClpS: protein MTAPDKPDDQSDLAVKPRSKSQRPPMYKVLLLNDDFTPMEFVVHVLERLFNMTHAQAIEIMLTVHRRGVAVVGVFSHEVAETKVAQVMELARRQQHPLQCTMEKE, encoded by the coding sequence ATGACCGCACCCGACAAGCCCGACGACCAGTCCGACCTGGCGGTCAAGCCGCGCTCCAAGTCCCAACGCCCGCCCATGTACAAGGTCCTGCTGCTGAACGACGACTTCACGCCGATGGAGTTCGTCGTCCATGTGCTGGAACGCCTGTTCAACATGACCCACGCCCAGGCCATCGAGATCATGCTGACCGTGCATCGCCGAGGCGTGGCGGTGGTGGGCGTCTTCTCTCACGAGGTGGCCGAGACGAAGGTCGCCCAGGTGATGGAACTGGCCCGCCGCCAGCAGCATCCCCTGCAATGCACCATGGAAAAAGAGTAA
- a CDS encoding D-alanyl-D-alanine carboxypeptidase family protein has product MNRFPQVFRLLRQAVLATLLLSLPAAAAPFAAYVMDARTGQPIYRQNADTRLHPASLTKMMTLYMAFSAIERGQVRLDSRFTISSKAANEPPSKLGLRAGQQIELRYLIRAAAIKSGNDAATALGEGLAGSEQAFTQQMTQMARALGMNNTQFRNAHGLTQEGHFSTAHDMSILGRHLFYDFPQYYNLFSRRTADAGIAQVTATNRRFLDDYPGADGIKTGYTRAAGFNLTASAQRGNKRLIATVFGGTSTAQRNQVMAELLDNSFPRVPDRVREVKPQRPRMLVQATTRRAQVAPSPAATQPEPQRMVLQASPPPSVRPAAAAALVAAAPAAPVPSAVDLTEALRRAGATAPAPTAPGIALAASSRPRARPGSAPASPAAIEEAIATAVASDAAPAASASLAAPVLAASNRPAPSPRRSASTAAVAEPQQVAAAPEPAAPQPQAAPGSLSLDSSNAPRPRSETVILAAMGEGDLGGPEALEVVRRPTDSGRHWGVSLGLTTSQVEADRMLLGLALQDGNLFGSASRHVANTNRGFEPRFGNLSKGHAELACERMRSRSRPCTVVGN; this is encoded by the coding sequence GTGAACAGATTTCCCCAAGTCTTCCGGCTGCTGCGTCAGGCCGTGCTGGCTACCCTGCTGCTGTCGCTTCCGGCAGCCGCAGCGCCCTTCGCGGCCTATGTGATGGATGCCCGGACGGGCCAGCCCATCTATCGCCAGAACGCCGACACCCGGCTGCATCCCGCGTCGCTCACCAAGATGATGACGCTCTACATGGCCTTCTCGGCGATCGAGCGGGGGCAGGTGCGGCTGGACTCGCGCTTCACCATCTCCAGCAAGGCCGCCAACGAGCCGCCTTCGAAGCTGGGCCTGCGCGCGGGCCAGCAGATCGAATTGCGCTATCTGATCCGCGCCGCGGCGATCAAGTCGGGCAACGATGCCGCCACCGCCCTGGGCGAGGGGCTGGCGGGATCCGAGCAGGCCTTCACCCAGCAGATGACGCAGATGGCGCGCGCCCTCGGCATGAACAACACCCAGTTCCGCAACGCCCACGGGCTGACGCAGGAGGGGCATTTCTCGACCGCCCATGACATGAGCATCCTGGGCCGCCACCTGTTCTACGATTTTCCCCAGTATTACAACCTGTTCTCGCGCCGGACGGCGGATGCGGGCATCGCGCAGGTGACCGCGACGAACCGTCGCTTCCTGGACGACTATCCCGGCGCGGACGGGATCAAGACCGGCTATACCCGGGCGGCGGGCTTCAACCTGACCGCCTCGGCGCAGCGCGGCAACAAGCGGCTGATCGCCACGGTCTTCGGCGGCACCTCGACCGCGCAGCGCAACCAGGTGATGGCGGAACTGCTGGACAACAGCTTCCCCCGTGTTCCCGACCGCGTGCGCGAGGTCAAGCCGCAGCGCCCGCGCATGCTGGTCCAGGCGACGACCCGTCGCGCCCAGGTTGCACCCAGCCCCGCCGCGACCCAGCCCGAGCCGCAGCGCATGGTGCTGCAGGCCTCGCCGCCGCCCTCGGTCCGTCCGGCCGCCGCGGCGGCGCTGGTCGCGGCCGCGCCCGCAGCCCCCGTGCCGTCGGCGGTGGACCTGACCGAGGCGCTGCGCCGTGCAGGCGCCACGGCCCCTGCCCCCACCGCCCCGGGCATTGCGCTGGCCGCCAGTTCGCGTCCCCGCGCCCGGCCCGGCAGCGCGCCGGCCAGCCCCGCCGCCATCGAGGAGGCGATCGCGACCGCCGTGGCCTCCGATGCGGCCCCGGCGGCCTCGGCCAGCCTTGCGGCCCCGGTGTTGGCCGCATCGAACCGCCCCGCACCCTCGCCCCGCCGCAGTGCCAGCACGGCCGCCGTGGCCGAGCCCCAGCAGGTCGCCGCAGCGCCCGAGCCTGCCGCCCCGCAGCCGCAGGCAGCCCCGGGCAGCCTGTCGCTGGACAGCTCCAACGCCCCCCGCCCCCGGTCCGAGACGGTGATTCTGGCGGCGATGGGCGAAGGCGATCTGGGCGGTCCCGAGGCGCTGGAGGTCGTGCGACGCCCGACCGACAGCGGCCGCCACTGGGGCGTCTCGCTTGGCCTGACCACCTCGCAGGTCGAGGCCGACCGGATGCTGCTGGGCCTGGCCCTGCAGGACGGCAACCTCTTCGGGTCCGCCAGTCGCCATGTGGCGAACACGAACCGGGGCTTCGAGCCGCGATTCGGCAACCTGTCCAAGGGCCATGCGGAACTGGCCTGCGAACGGATGCGCAGCCGCTCGCGCCCCTGCACGGTCGTCGGGAACTGA
- the ychF gene encoding redox-regulated ATPase YchF, whose amino-acid sequence MGFRMGIVGLPNVGKSTLFNALTRTAAAQAANFPFCTIEPNVGEVAVPDARLDTLAQIAGSKQIIPTRITFVDIAGLVKGASKGEGLGNQFLATIREVDAIAHVLRCFEDGDITHVEGRVDALADAEVIETELMISDMESIERRLANLARKLKGGDKDAADQQRLLQQALAALNEGRPARTIAVAEDDRRAWEMLQLLTAKPVLFVCNVAEDEAAHGNAMSEKVREMAEAQGAGHVVISARIEEEISQLDAEEAQMFLGEMGLEEPGLDRLIRAGYQLLGLQTYFTVGPKEARAWTITKGTLAPQAAGVIHGDFEKGFIRSETIAYDDYVAGKGEAGAREAGKLRVEGKTYEVKDGDVLHFLFSG is encoded by the coding sequence ATGGGCTTTCGCATGGGGATCGTCGGGCTGCCGAATGTCGGCAAGTCCACGCTGTTCAACGCACTGACACGGACCGCCGCCGCGCAGGCCGCGAACTTCCCCTTCTGCACGATCGAGCCGAATGTGGGCGAGGTCGCCGTCCCCGATGCGCGGCTGGACACGCTGGCGCAGATCGCGGGCAGTAAGCAGATCATTCCGACGCGGATCACCTTCGTCGACATCGCCGGTCTGGTGAAGGGCGCCAGCAAGGGCGAGGGCTTGGGCAACCAGTTCCTGGCCACGATCCGCGAGGTCGATGCCATCGCCCATGTGCTGCGCTGCTTCGAGGATGGCGACATCACCCATGTCGAGGGCCGCGTCGATGCCCTGGCCGACGCGGAGGTGATCGAGACCGAGCTGATGATCTCGGACATGGAATCGATCGAGCGGCGGCTGGCCAATCTCGCGCGCAAGCTGAAGGGCGGCGACAAGGATGCCGCCGACCAGCAGCGGCTGCTGCAGCAGGCGCTGGCCGCGCTGAACGAGGGCCGCCCCGCCCGCACCATCGCGGTGGCCGAGGACGACCGCCGCGCATGGGAGATGCTGCAGCTGCTGACCGCGAAACCGGTCCTCTTCGTGTGCAACGTGGCCGAGGACGAGGCCGCGCACGGCAACGCCATGTCCGAGAAGGTCCGCGAGATGGCCGAGGCGCAGGGCGCGGGCCATGTGGTGATCTCGGCCCGGATCGAGGAAGAGATCAGCCAGCTGGACGCCGAGGAGGCGCAGATGTTCCTGGGCGAGATGGGGCTGGAGGAGCCCGGCCTGGATCGCCTGATCCGCGCGGGATACCAGCTGTTGGGCCTGCAGACCTATTTCACCGTGGGGCCGAAAGAGGCCCGCGCCTGGACCATCACCAAGGGCACGCTGGCCCCGCAGGCGGCAGGCGTGATCCATGGCGATTTCGAGAAGGGCTTCATCCGGTCGGAAACCATCGCCTATGACGATTACGTCGCGGGCAAGGGCGAGGCCGGCGCCCGCGAGGCCGGCAAGCTGCGCGTCGAGGGCAAGACCTACGAGGTCAAGGACGGCGACGTGCTGCACTTCCTGTTCAGCGGCTGA